From a region of the Campylobacteraceae bacterium genome:
- a CDS encoding amino acid ABC transporter ATP-binding protein, translating to MSNISIQMSNVDKFFDDFHVLKEINFHVKEGEIVVICGPSGSGKSTLIRCINGLEDIDSGDVIVDNLNIHENKKNMQIIRTEVGMVFQHFNLFPHLTILENITIAQTLVKNTSKKDANAAALALLIKVKLEDKANAYPADLSGGQKQRVAIARSLAMKPKVLLFDEPTSALDPETIGDVLSVMQDLARENYTIVCVTHEMGFAKEVGDRIIFMDEGCIVEENTPEEFFNNPKSARAKQFLNEILVH from the coding sequence ATGAGTAATATTAGTATACAAATGTCAAATGTAGATAAGTTCTTTGATGATTTTCATGTCTTAAAGGAAATTAACTTTCATGTAAAAGAAGGTGAAATTGTAGTAATTTGTGGGCCTTCAGGTTCAGGAAAATCGACCTTAATTAGATGTATCAACGGTTTAGAAGATATTGATAGTGGGGATGTAATTGTTGATAATTTAAATATCCATGAAAATAAAAAGAACATGCAAATCATCCGTACAGAAGTAGGTATGGTTTTTCAACATTTTAATCTTTTTCCTCATTTAACTATTTTAGAAAATATTACTATTGCACAAACGCTGGTTAAAAATACTTCTAAAAAAGATGCCAATGCAGCAGCCCTCGCATTGCTTATAAAAGTTAAATTAGAAGACAAAGCAAATGCTTATCCTGCTGATTTATCAGGAGGGCAAAAACAACGTGTTGCAATTGCAAGATCCCTTGCAATGAAACCAAAAGTTTTATTATTTGATGAACCTACATCTGCATTAGACCCTGAAACTATTGGGGATGTATTATCTGTAATGCAGGACTTAGCACGTGAAAACTACACAATAGTGTGTGTTACTCATGAAATGGGTTTTGCAAAAGAAGTAGGTGATAGAATAATTTTCATGGATGAGGGCTGTATTGTTGAAGAAAATACTCCTGAAGAATTTTTCAATAATCCAAAATCTGCAAGAGCCAAACAATTTTTAAATGAAATTTTAGTTCACTAA
- a CDS encoding DMT family transporter codes for MNLRKIKEYKADLLLLSVAISWGLTFLMVQDAIQNVPVYAFLFWRFFIASILMFIIAYKHYSKINMQSIFYGFVLGCILFAGFATQTFGLLYVKSSIVAFITGFNVVFVPFLALVFFKKKIYSNVLVSAFVALLGLYLLTMSGSLEFAYGEILVLVCALMFALHIVLTGEFSHKANVFIIVCFQFLTVTVLSMCFSLGLEEMTFILPLDATLVKAVLITAVFATVYAFLIQTYMQQYTSASKAAIIFTMEPVSAAFFGVYVGDEFLSPYQIGGAILIILATVISEVRFRKKVKTKL; via the coding sequence TTGAACTTAAGAAAAATTAAAGAGTATAAAGCAGATTTACTATTATTAAGTGTGGCAATATCATGGGGCTTGACATTTTTAATGGTGCAAGATGCCATTCAAAATGTTCCTGTATATGCATTTTTGTTTTGGCGTTTTTTTATCGCCAGTATTTTAATGTTTATAATTGCCTATAAACATTATTCAAAAATAAACATGCAATCCATTTTTTATGGTTTTGTATTGGGATGTATTTTATTTGCAGGTTTTGCAACACAGACTTTTGGATTATTGTATGTGAAAAGCTCAATTGTTGCTTTTATTACTGGTTTTAATGTTGTTTTTGTTCCTTTTTTGGCTTTGGTTTTTTTTAAAAAGAAAATTTATTCTAATGTTCTTGTATCTGCTTTTGTTGCTTTACTTGGTCTTTATTTATTAACAATGTCAGGATCACTGGAATTTGCTTATGGGGAGATTCTTGTATTGGTTTGTGCCTTGATGTTTGCTTTGCATATTGTTTTAACAGGGGAATTTTCACATAAAGCAAATGTTTTTATTATTGTATGTTTTCAGTTTCTTACTGTAACTGTTCTTTCAATGTGTTTTTCGCTTGGATTAGAAGAAATGACATTTATTCTTCCTTTGGATGCGACTCTTGTTAAAGCGGTATTAATTACAGCCGTATTTGCAACGGTATATGCCTTTTTAATTCAAACATATATGCAACAATATACCTCTGCTTCAAAAGCCGCAATTATCTTTACAATGGAACCTGTGAGTGCAGCATTTTTTGGGGTATATGTGGGAGATGAATTTTTAAGCCCTTATCAAATAGGAGGAGCTATTTTAATTATTTTAGCAACAGTTATTAGTGAAGTAAGGTTTAGAAAAAAAGTTAAAACTAAGCTCTAA
- a CDS encoding diguanylate cyclase: MTKDILKDLTILYVEDDQYIQENTVITLEMLQINVIKASDGKEGLEKFIKNDHIDLILTDINMPIMNGLDMIEKINEIRPNVPLIITTAHQEVEFLIKAIELGVHSYIMKPIDIYKIIDSLIKSIEPVILKKQLLEKNQELHKLNDSLELKVKERTKELEILATTDALTGVNNRRNFFTLSKELFANTTHNNIYAVMMDIDKFKNLNDTYGHNVGDEILIMVSKTINEAIEEKDVFGRIGGEEFALLFISSDPLKAEEKVNVIRKKIEALSYKSKDSIVSCTISNGIAKKTKDDLNIDTVLARADQALYEAKGTGRNKVVSFRA, translated from the coding sequence ATGACTAAAGATATTTTAAAAGATCTAACCATTTTATATGTAGAAGATGATCAATATATTCAAGAAAATACGGTTATTACTTTAGAAATGTTACAAATAAATGTTATTAAAGCATCAGATGGCAAAGAAGGCTTAGAAAAATTTATAAAAAACGATCACATTGATTTGATTTTAACAGATATTAATATGCCCATTATGAATGGTTTGGATATGATTGAAAAAATCAATGAAATCAGACCAAATGTTCCTTTAATCATTACAACAGCTCATCAAGAAGTGGAATTTTTAATAAAAGCAATAGAATTAGGGGTTCATTCTTATATAATGAAACCCATCGATATTTACAAAATTATTGACTCTTTAATAAAATCTATAGAACCCGTAATACTAAAAAAACAATTGCTTGAAAAAAATCAGGAATTGCATAAATTAAATGATTCTTTGGAATTAAAAGTCAAAGAAAGAACTAAAGAGCTGGAGATATTGGCAACGACAGATGCTTTAACAGGAGTCAATAACAGAAGAAACTTTTTTACACTTTCAAAAGAATTATTTGCAAATACAACACACAATAATATTTATGCTGTAATGATGGATATCGATAAATTTAAAAATTTAAACGATACCTACGGTCACAATGTGGGAGATGAAATTTTAATAATGGTTTCTAAAACTATTAACGAAGCCATTGAAGAAAAAGATGTATTTGGAAGAATTGGGGGAGAAGAGTTTGCATTACTTTTTATTTCTTCAGATCCTTTAAAAGCAGAAGAAAAAGTAAATGTTATTCGCAAAAAAATTGAAGCTTTGTCGTATAAAAGTAAAGATTCTATTGTTTCATGTACTATTTCAAATGGCATTGCTAAAAAAACAAAAGATGATCTAAACATTGATACGGTACTTGCTAGGGCAGATCAGGCCTTGTATGAAGCAAAAGGAACAGGAAGAAATAAAGTTGTTTCTTTTAGAGCTTAG
- a CDS encoding TolC family protein: protein MKKILFILFIVIELVATKNYTLGESINEALMNNKKNNISVLALEIAKHQYKQAQSANYPSLNLQLIASRLSKDPSMIIKDDLDVYVAALGTSLSFDLDIDTKIAGRDTRLAKLEMLYPLYTGGKITSIIKQANLNKLLAKEDIKRTKTNIIFDVKQYFYAYRLSSDLFVLANDVYIRMKNLEKLTKQFLEEGDSLNIKKTDYLNMQVTVALISSKVASFKIKKELSKAALKNVMGLKYNSDVDFTYDTNDISYKNESLEKIIKDAYLNNNDLSKINIVLDIYKEKINEAKAEYYPDIALVANTTRAYNSYKYSKINDNAWSVSLLANIPLFNGFVTKNKIKEKELKKIKLQENKHLLKDGLALLINNEFIKSSYTYKQILLLKNAKEIASANRDLNVRAYRIDAVTPKEVIEAQLSKAYVEIDYLVHVHDYLLSLAKIEQLVGRKIKN, encoded by the coding sequence ATGAAGAAAATATTATTTATTCTATTTATTGTCATAGAACTTGTGGCTACAAAAAACTATACCTTGGGTGAATCTATCAATGAAGCACTCATGAATAATAAAAAAAATAATATTTCTGTTCTTGCCTTAGAAATTGCAAAACATCAATATAAACAAGCCCAAAGTGCAAATTACCCAAGCTTAAATCTGCAATTAATAGCATCACGACTAAGTAAAGATCCAAGCATGATTATAAAGGATGACCTTGATGTTTATGTAGCTGCTCTTGGTACATCTTTATCTTTTGACCTTGATATTGATACCAAAATTGCAGGAAGAGATACCCGTTTAGCTAAACTTGAAATGCTCTATCCTTTATACACAGGTGGAAAAATAACATCGATTATCAAACAAGCTAATTTAAATAAACTCTTGGCAAAAGAAGATATAAAAAGAACAAAAACAAATATTATTTTTGATGTAAAACAGTATTTTTATGCTTATAGGCTCTCTAGTGATCTCTTCGTTTTAGCTAATGATGTGTATATTCGAATGAAAAATCTAGAAAAATTAACAAAACAGTTTTTAGAAGAAGGTGATTCTTTAAATATAAAAAAAACAGATTATTTAAATATGCAAGTAACAGTTGCATTAATTTCATCAAAAGTAGCATCTTTTAAAATAAAAAAAGAACTTTCAAAAGCTGCTTTAAAAAATGTAATGGGATTAAAATATAACTCAGATGTTGATTTCACTTATGATACAAATGATATTTCTTATAAGAATGAATCCTTAGAAAAGATTATAAAAGATGCTTATCTTAACAACAATGATTTATCAAAAATCAATATTGTTTTAGATATTTATAAAGAAAAAATTAATGAAGCGAAAGCAGAATATTATCCAGATATTGCTCTGGTTGCGAATACGACAAGAGCATACAATTCTTATAAATACAGTAAAATAAATGATAATGCATGGAGTGTGTCTTTACTTGCTAATATTCCCTTGTTTAATGGATTTGTAACAAAAAATAAAATTAAAGAAAAAGAACTAAAAAAAATAAAACTACAAGAAAATAAACATTTATTAAAAGATGGTTTAGCTCTTTTAATTAATAATGAATTTATTAAGTCGTCTTATACTTACAAACAAATTCTTTTGTTAAAAAATGCAAAAGAAATTGCCTCAGCTAACAGAGATTTAAACGTACGTGCATATAGAATTGATGCGGTAACACCAAAAGAAGTTATTGAAGCTCAATTAAGCAAAGCCTATGTAGAAATTGATTATTTAGTGCATGTGCATGATTATTTGCTTTCCTTGGCTAAGATTGAACAGTTAGTTGGAAGAAAAATTAAAAATTAA
- a CDS encoding PhnD/SsuA/transferrin family substrate-binding protein, translating into MKSTVVLLLFLFFNSLLAKDIYFGMYAKKFHVTEKESSLSLTIWADKLNNMDDLGITIKTKLYQDEEELYLDFIKGKVHFASFPSSGYLKYKVDLLKNTQQLFTFSISGHEKFFSYYLIKNKNGQLNLDKNTIKNIYFKKNEGTAKLWMDHLMLTKHKLSYKDIFNKVYDLKKQSLLVYKVFFGKENFAVLPKSIYETIVEINPQIIKNVEIIEKSEDIFVSSVGLIHKSLEKEYKDKILLLTMDKKYEYLRKEAFEMSKISTMELIEEKELIDFENMYKAYSLLKRKAK; encoded by the coding sequence TTGAAAAGTACTGTTGTTCTTTTACTCTTTTTATTCTTTAACTCACTTCTTGCAAAAGATATTTATTTTGGTATGTATGCAAAAAAGTTTCACGTTACTGAAAAAGAAAGCAGTTTATCCTTAACAATTTGGGCAGACAAACTCAATAATATGGATGATTTAGGCATTACAATTAAAACTAAGCTTTATCAAGATGAAGAAGAACTGTATTTAGATTTTATTAAAGGCAAAGTACATTTTGCTTCTTTTCCTTCTTCGGGTTATTTAAAATATAAAGTAGATTTATTAAAAAATACTCAGCAGTTGTTTACTTTTTCTATTAGTGGACATGAAAAATTTTTCAGCTATTATTTAATAAAGAATAAAAACGGACAACTAAACTTAGATAAAAATACTATTAAAAATATTTATTTTAAAAAAAATGAAGGTACAGCTAAATTATGGATGGATCATTTAATGCTTACAAAACATAAGCTAAGTTATAAAGATATTTTTAATAAAGTATATGATTTAAAAAAACAGTCATTGCTTGTGTATAAAGTATTTTTTGGGAAAGAAAATTTTGCCGTTTTACCTAAAAGTATTTATGAGACAATTGTAGAAATTAATCCACAAATTATAAAAAATGTGGAGATCATTGAAAAATCAGAAGATATTTTTGTTTCAAGTGTGGGTTTAATTCATAAGAGTTTAGAAAAAGAATATAAAGATAAAATTCTTTTATTAACTATGGATAAAAAGTATGAGTATTTAAGAAAAGAAGCCTTTGAAATGTCAAAAATCAGTACAATGGAACTTATTGAAGAAAAAGAATTAATAGACTTTGAAAATATGTACAAAGCCTATAGTTTACTTAAAAGAAAGGCAAAATAA
- a CDS encoding HAMP domain-containing protein, which translates to MESLEKNRLFWKVFSLLFVGIMIVTSIFAGYLLLLQKKSIIELLHSEGKSISQSISFVTSDALIIDDSSYLVEFNSEYIKNNDKLKNIIVAKLDNQYFNIEKNSWSYLNKIDSSLLKMQKNTERYKIMYSPILKTRVFHYTYPIYFSGVHWGWLHLSFDIKDYDNKINELYLLFVYLFSTLIVAAFFISFYIANLFASPIIKLNQTATAIANGNLSVRSLIDRNDEIGELSNTFNIMVKNLEESQLKLRLSHEDLELRVQKRTQEVNKVNSNLELKTKELAELNKNLDSKVKEEISKRHKHERILIQQSRLAAMGEMIGNIAHQWRQPLNALGLIIQNIHFSYNNGVLTKEFVDDSMHKGVQLTNMMSKTIDDFRNFFQPNKQKEKFSLMATIDTTIDLIDAGFKHNNIKVKKDIKDEVSVLGFPNEFAQAMLNIFSNAKDALIENEINEGLINIKVYKEELFGCITISDNAGGIPADIIDKVFDPYFTTKHQYAGTGIGLYMSKIIIEQNMQGFLSVSNEEKGAVFLIKIPLSKDEVLSETPV; encoded by the coding sequence ATGGAGAGTTTAGAAAAAAATAGGTTATTTTGGAAAGTATTTTCTTTATTATTTGTAGGTATTATGATTGTTACTTCAATATTTGCAGGATACTTGTTATTACTGCAAAAAAAATCTATTATTGAGTTACTTCATTCTGAAGGAAAAAGTATTTCTCAATCAATTTCTTTTGTAACTTCAGATGCGTTAATTATAGATGATTCATCTTATTTGGTTGAATTTAATTCTGAATACATTAAAAACAATGATAAATTAAAAAATATTATTGTAGCCAAATTGGACAATCAGTATTTTAATATTGAAAAAAACTCTTGGTCTTATTTAAATAAAATCGATTCTTCTTTATTAAAAATGCAAAAAAATACTGAACGCTATAAAATTATGTATTCACCCATTTTAAAAACAAGGGTTTTTCATTATACTTATCCTATTTATTTCTCAGGGGTGCATTGGGGTTGGTTGCATCTAAGTTTTGATATAAAAGATTATGACAACAAAATTAATGAGTTGTATTTGCTCTTTGTATATTTGTTCTCTACTTTAATCGTTGCTGCTTTTTTTATCTCATTTTATATTGCTAATTTATTTGCAAGCCCCATTATTAAACTTAATCAAACAGCAACTGCAATTGCTAATGGAAATCTATCTGTTCGTTCATTAATTGATCGTAATGATGAAATAGGGGAGTTATCAAATACTTTTAATATTATGGTTAAAAATCTAGAAGAATCGCAATTAAAACTTAGATTATCTCATGAAGATTTGGAATTAAGGGTACAAAAAAGAACACAAGAAGTAAATAAAGTGAATTCGAACCTGGAGTTAAAAACAAAAGAATTGGCAGAGCTTAATAAAAATCTTGATTCAAAAGTAAAAGAAGAAATTTCCAAGCGTCATAAACACGAAAGAATACTTATTCAACAATCAAGGCTTGCTGCTATGGGAGAAATGATTGGAAATATTGCTCACCAATGGAGACAACCTTTAAATGCTTTGGGTTTAATTATTCAAAACATTCACTTTTCGTATAATAATGGTGTTTTAACCAAAGAGTTTGTTGATGATTCAATGCACAAAGGGGTACAACTTACTAATATGATGAGTAAAACTATTGATGACTTTAGAAATTTTTTCCAACCCAATAAACAAAAAGAAAAATTTTCATTAATGGCCACTATTGATACAACTATTGATTTAATTGATGCAGGCTTTAAACACAATAATATAAAAGTAAAAAAAGATATAAAAGATGAAGTAAGTGTTTTGGGTTTTCCTAATGAGTTTGCACAAGCCATGTTAAATATTTTTTCGAATGCAAAAGATGCCTTGATTGAAAATGAAATCAACGAGGGACTTATAAATATAAAGGTGTATAAAGAAGAGCTTTTTGGCTGTATTACTATATCTGACAATGCCGGTGGAATTCCTGCTGATATTATTGATAAAGTCTTTGATCCTTATTTTACTACAAAACATCAATATGCAGGTACTGGAATTGGTTTATATATGAGTAAAATTATTATTGAACAGAATATGCAAGGTTTTTTATCTGTAAGTAATGAAGAAAAAGGCGCTGTGTTTTTAATTAAAATACCACTTTCAAAGGATGAGGTTTTGAGCGAAACTCCAGTATAA
- a CDS encoding potassium transporter TrkA: MKKILVILDGIVAKKLLNRIIESNVNDNSYDVIYINDVILGEQRPSNFTFYKFDPTSKSKISMVLDKDIHTEVLIALNSKDEMLNVIKNIKDSKSTLHMSVLDYWGLEIDDPYVNVHQGIDVLANGMVERLPNIPILAQNIGLRQGEIMEIRIPFGSAYAFRYVGSIEQKDWKIFALYRNEELITIKPSLILKPNDTILIIGKPKVLMQVYKAVGRTQGQFPRPFGTNIYLYLDLYLQSEKEVVLAIKEALFLHKRLKNKKLIIKITRPTNVGIMNQIKELVKSLEKTVIIDMDYANSKFAKIMKSDIKKYDIGVLMLSHKLFFMRGYLNELEEIKIPIFKIGLNEIASTKETFVLLNDTKSYEQISPIVFDISAQLSTKTKIFDMDPIGFDDKEEKKRLLEHFENLAKIFNQRIEIQSKDANPIKKLKEQKNILQIMPFKKEMLKKRYFFDFFYTNSDLISFDMEHFNQILIPIVEDEDE, from the coding sequence ATGAAAAAGATACTAGTAATACTTGATGGGATTGTAGCAAAAAAATTGCTTAATAGAATTATTGAGTCAAATGTAAATGATAATTCTTATGATGTTATTTATATCAATGATGTTATTTTAGGCGAACAAAGGCCTTCAAATTTTACTTTTTATAAATTTGATCCTACTTCCAAATCGAAGATATCTATGGTTTTAGATAAAGATATACACACAGAAGTTCTCATTGCTCTTAATTCAAAAGATGAAATGTTAAATGTTATTAAAAATATTAAAGACTCAAAAAGTACTTTACATATGAGTGTTTTAGATTATTGGGGCTTAGAAATTGATGATCCTTATGTGAATGTACATCAAGGTATTGATGTACTTGCAAATGGTATGGTAGAAAGACTCCCTAATATCCCAATTTTGGCACAAAATATTGGGCTAAGACAAGGTGAAATAATGGAAATTAGAATTCCATTTGGTTCTGCTTATGCTTTTAGATATGTGGGTTCCATTGAACAAAAAGATTGGAAAATTTTTGCTTTATATAGAAATGAAGAATTAATAACCATTAAACCCTCTTTGATTTTAAAACCCAATGATACGATATTAATTATTGGAAAACCTAAAGTTTTAATGCAAGTGTATAAAGCAGTAGGTAGAACTCAAGGACAATTTCCTCGTCCTTTTGGTACAAATATTTATCTGTATTTGGATTTATATTTGCAAAGTGAAAAAGAAGTAGTACTTGCTATAAAAGAAGCATTGTTTTTGCATAAACGCTTGAAAAATAAAAAACTAATTATAAAAATTACACGTCCAACCAATGTTGGAATAATGAATCAAATAAAAGAACTGGTAAAGAGTTTAGAAAAAACGGTTATTATTGATATGGATTATGCAAACAGTAAGTTTGCAAAGATTATGAAAAGTGATATTAAAAAATACGATATTGGTGTTTTAATGTTGTCTCATAAGCTTTTTTTTATGAGAGGATATTTAAATGAACTTGAAGAAATCAAAATACCTATTTTTAAAATTGGGTTAAATGAAATTGCAAGTACCAAAGAAACTTTTGTTCTTTTAAATGATACAAAATCCTATGAGCAAATATCTCCAATTGTTTTTGATATTTCAGCTCAGTTATCTACAAAAACTAAGATATTTGACATGGATCCTATTGGATTTGATGATAAAGAAGAGAAAAAAAGACTTTTAGAACACTTTGAAAATTTAGCAAAAATCTTTAATCAAAGAATTGAAATACAAAGTAAAGATGCGAATCCAATTAAAAAATTAAAAGAACAGAAGAATATTTTGCAAATTATGCCTTTTAAAAAAGAGATGCTGAAAAAACGCTATTTCTTTGATTTCTTTTATACTAATTCTGATTTAATTTCTTTTGATATGGAACATTTTAATCAGATTTTAATTCCTATTGTTGAAGATGAAGACGAATAA
- a CDS encoding succinyldiaminopimelate transaminase, which translates to MVFEKYPFERLTELLEGITPNNNYDLSALTIGEPQFETPTFIKEELNTSSDLLKKYPASAGLPVLKDAMLSFVQNRFNVSLKKEEIIPTLGTREVLFNFPQFLLFDVKNPVIAFPNPFYQIYEGAGIVTKSRVIHMNLTSSNEYKASLSKKEMQECDLVILNYPSNPTASTASIEELSLWVKNALEYDFVLINDECYSEIYFDENKKPCSLLEASLAVSNTSFKNILVLNSVSKRSSAPGLRSGFIAGDQTILKEYMKYRTYIGCASPVPIQMAASKAWSDEEHVQGFRNIYKENFLLAKEILGIKIPEATFYIWLKVKDELEFTKKLYQEKHIKVLPGSFLGRNGMGKGYIRIALVEKSEKTKEVLLRLRDFINESK; encoded by the coding sequence GTGGTATTTGAAAAATATCCTTTTGAACGATTAACTGAATTATTAGAAGGTATTACTCCTAATAATAATTATGATTTATCAGCATTAACGATTGGTGAACCTCAGTTTGAAACGCCTACTTTTATTAAAGAAGAATTAAATACAAGCAGTGATTTACTTAAAAAATATCCTGCATCTGCTGGTTTACCTGTACTAAAAGATGCTATGCTTTCTTTTGTTCAAAACAGATTTAATGTAAGCTTGAAAAAAGAAGAGATTATTCCAACGTTAGGAACACGAGAAGTTTTATTTAATTTCCCACAATTTTTATTATTTGATGTGAAAAATCCAGTGATTGCATTTCCAAATCCTTTTTATCAAATATATGAAGGGGCAGGTATTGTTACCAAATCCAGAGTAATTCATATGAATCTTACTTCTTCTAATGAGTATAAAGCTTCTTTAAGTAAAAAAGAGATGCAAGAATGTGATTTGGTTATTTTAAATTACCCTTCCAATCCTACTGCTTCAACTGCAAGTATTGAGGAGTTAAGTCTTTGGGTGAAAAATGCTTTAGAATATGATTTTGTTTTGATAAATGATGAATGTTATTCTGAAATATATTTTGATGAAAATAAAAAACCTTGCTCACTTTTAGAAGCTTCTTTGGCTGTTTCTAATACAAGTTTTAAAAATATATTGGTTTTAAATTCTGTTTCGAAAAGAAGTTCAGCCCCAGGTTTACGTTCTGGATTTATAGCAGGGGATCAAACAATTTTAAAAGAGTATATGAAATACAGAACGTATATTGGTTGTGCTTCACCTGTACCTATTCAAATGGCTGCAAGTAAAGCTTGGAGTGATGAAGAACATGTACAAGGGTTCAGAAATATTTATAAAGAAAACTTTTTATTGGCCAAAGAGATTTTAGGAATTAAAATACCTGAGGCCACTTTTTATATTTGGTTAAAAGTAAAAGATGAACTGGAATTTACTAAAAAGCTGTACCAAGAAAAACATATTAAAGTTTTGCCCGGATCATTCTTAGGCAGAAATGGTATGGGTAAAGGTTATATACGAATTGCTTTAGTTGAAAAAAGTGAAAAAACAAAAGAAGTATTATTACGATTAAGGGATTTTATCAATGAATCAAAGTGA